A portion of the Acidobacteriota bacterium genome contains these proteins:
- a CDS encoding TonB-dependent receptor produces the protein MTNKRWIFGLLLALCGAMAAGAENDRTSGTVVDPQGRPIAGATVELISADGETLQSVRTGNDGTFRFEGSAPGATLAVRARGFETVRQGAAEQFGRIELPLAAVRQELLVTAGSPDLATELQVSADELERASQNDLAEALRGTPGLSAVRRGPVNLEPSIRGLQESQVAMFVDGTRTFAAGPARMDSDLSHVGLHAAEQVRVVKGPYALTWGSGALSAIQVNTAAPVFSSTGFNVGGSAGLGWNDNASAGGHGSVAISGSRIAGSLFAERLEGDDYEDGDGFEVPGDFVSSTGRWRLAADLADGLVLDLSGGYQQQEDIDYPGRLLDASYFYTRSHALSLQAQNRRGTFSELYGQLWVNRKDHRMNNDEKPTARPMAGRIPPFALRVDLPTESNAAGGRFHAATDGERWRWKVGGDAYRSEQMAQRRIFRRAGDGTGGDRLLFNDIVWPEAEIENQGVYAQVVRSAAAAEISLGVRVDRIDASAGEVSDFFRANTSGDLDQAETHVSAAVSGRWRLTDRWSATAGIGRAVRTATVLERYSDRFPASKFQASVEFMGNPALDPETSLELDLGSQWSAGDFWLDVATFYRQIDDYITIVPDPTLPKRLPLSPPTVFRYINGDSATFWGGELTLRQQPSENFTWYASASYTRGEDDLLDEPVLGIEPLTGQLGLTVRSAGGRWWGDLSATFAERQDRVAIRRFEIETSGYTTVNLLLGTEVRQGLKMEVGAENLLDEAYADHLNARNPFTGQRIQEPGRAAFVRVKLDF, from the coding sequence ATGACAAACAAGAGATGGATCTTCGGCCTCCTCCTCGCCCTCTGCGGGGCGATGGCGGCCGGAGCCGAGAACGATAGAACGAGCGGCACGGTGGTCGATCCTCAAGGTCGGCCCATCGCCGGCGCGACGGTCGAGCTGATCAGCGCCGACGGCGAGACCCTGCAATCGGTGCGGACCGGCAACGACGGCACCTTTCGGTTCGAGGGATCGGCGCCCGGGGCGACCCTCGCGGTGCGCGCCCGCGGTTTTGAAACGGTGAGGCAAGGCGCCGCCGAGCAATTCGGTCGCATCGAGCTGCCGCTGGCGGCGGTGCGCCAGGAGCTGCTGGTCACCGCCGGCAGCCCGGATCTGGCGACGGAACTGCAGGTTTCCGCCGACGAGCTGGAGCGGGCATCGCAGAATGATCTGGCCGAGGCCCTGCGCGGCACGCCGGGGCTGTCGGCGGTGCGCCGTGGGCCGGTCAATCTGGAGCCTTCGATCCGCGGTCTGCAGGAGTCGCAGGTCGCGATGTTCGTGGACGGTACCCGCACCTTCGCAGCGGGGCCGGCGCGGATGGATTCGGATCTCTCCCACGTCGGTCTGCACGCGGCGGAGCAGGTGCGGGTGGTCAAGGGCCCCTACGCCCTGACCTGGGGTTCCGGCGCCCTGAGCGCCATCCAGGTGAACACCGCGGCGCCGGTGTTTTCGTCGACGGGATTCAACGTCGGCGGCTCCGCCGGCCTCGGCTGGAACGACAACGCCTCGGCCGGCGGCCACGGCTCGGTGGCGATCTCCGGGTCACGGATCGCCGGCTCGCTCTTTGCCGAGCGGCTGGAGGGCGACGACTACGAGGACGGCGACGGCTTCGAAGTGCCCGGCGACTTCGTATCCTCCACCGGCCGCTGGCGCCTGGCGGCGGATCTGGCGGATGGCCTGGTGCTGGATTTGAGCGGCGGCTATCAGCAGCAGGAGGACATCGACTATCCGGGCCGGTTGCTCGACGCCAGCTACTTCTACACCCGCTCCCACGCCCTGTCGCTCCAGGCCCAGAACCGCCGGGGCACCTTCTCGGAGCTGTACGGCCAGCTGTGGGTGAACCGCAAGGATCACCGCATGAACAACGACGAGAAGCCCACGGCGCGGCCGATGGCCGGCCGCATTCCGCCCTTTGCCTTGCGGGTGGATCTGCCGACCGAGTCGAACGCCGCCGGCGGCCGGTTCCACGCCGCGACGGACGGCGAGCGCTGGCGCTGGAAGGTCGGCGGCGATGCCTATCGTTCCGAACAAATGGCCCAGCGGCGCATCTTTCGACGAGCTGGTGATGGTACCGGGGGGGATCGCCTGCTGTTCAACGACATCGTGTGGCCGGAAGCCGAGATCGAGAACCAGGGGGTCTACGCCCAGGTGGTGCGCTCGGCGGCCGCCGCCGAGATCAGCCTGGGGGTGCGGGTGGATCGGATCGACGCGTCCGCCGGCGAGGTGTCGGACTTCTTCCGGGCCAACACCTCCGGCGATCTCGATCAGGCCGAGACCCACGTCAGTGCCGCCGTCTCCGGCCGCTGGCGGCTGACGGACCGCTGGAGCGCCACCGCGGGCATCGGCCGGGCGGTGCGCACGGCGACGGTGCTGGAGCGCTATTCGGACCGCTTCCCGGCCTCCAAGTTCCAGGCCAGCGTCGAGTTCATGGGCAACCCCGCCCTCGATCCGGAGACCAGCCTGGAGTTGGATCTCGGCAGTCAGTGGTCCGCTGGCGACTTCTGGTTGGACGTGGCGACCTTCTATCGGCAGATCGATGACTACATCACCATCGTGCCGGATCCCACCTTGCCCAAGCGGCTGCCGCTGAGTCCGCCGACGGTGTTTCGCTACATCAATGGCGATTCAGCGACTTTCTGGGGAGGCGAGTTGACCCTTCGGCAGCAGCCGTCGGAGAACTTCACCTGGTACGCCTCGGCCAGCTACACCCGCGGCGAGGACGACCTGCTGGACGAACCGGTGCTCGGCATCGAACCGCTCACCGGGCAGCTCGGGCTGACGGTGCGCTCCGCCGGCGGGCGCTGGTGGGGTGACCTGTCGGCGACCTTCGCCGAGCGCCAGGATCGCGTGGCGATCCGCCGTTTCGAGATCGAGACTTCCGGCTACACGACGGTCAATTTGCTGCTGGGGACCGAGGTGCGCCAGGGCTTAAAGATGGAAGTGGGGGCGGAGAACCTCTTGGACGAGGCCTACGCCGATCACCTGAACGCCCGCAACCCGTTCACCGGTCAGCGCATCCAGGAGCCCGGCCGGGCCGCCTTCGTGCGGGTAAAGCTGGACTTCTAG
- a CDS encoding outer membrane lipoprotein carrier protein LolA — protein sequence MRNVFLAAAGGFLALAFASPSWAEENALDPWATLAEVKNQLRADGPTRADFVHHYIPAGFPDGEVESGELSLALPDCLRWDYREPYGKSFLICGREAHFWVPEDGTGQRSMVDPQGEPGLDLLLLDTRQLATRYRATAETDDAGNIILDLEPDEMATVLIGARFVIDSRTDRLLEVSYEDREGGSTRFEISGYGPLEKGGQFTPPESILWQEP from the coding sequence ATGAGAAACGTCTTTCTAGCCGCGGCCGGTGGCTTCCTCGCCCTCGCCTTTGCCTCACCGTCCTGGGCCGAAGAGAACGCTCTGGATCCCTGGGCGACCCTCGCCGAGGTCAAAAACCAGCTCCGCGCGGACGGGCCGACCCGGGCGGACTTCGTTCACCACTACATCCCCGCCGGCTTTCCGGACGGCGAGGTCGAGTCCGGCGAACTCTCCCTGGCCCTGCCGGACTGCCTGCGCTGGGACTACCGGGAGCCCTACGGCAAGAGCTTCCTGATCTGCGGCCGGGAAGCCCACTTCTGGGTGCCCGAAGACGGCACCGGACAGCGCTCGATGGTCGATCCGCAAGGCGAGCCGGGGCTGGACCTGCTGCTGCTCGATACGCGGCAACTGGCCACCCGCTATCGCGCCACGGCCGAAACGGACGACGCCGGGAACATCATCCTCGACCTGGAGCCGGATGAGATGGCGACGGTCCTGATCGGCGCCCGCTTCGTGATCGACTCGCGCACCGACCGCCTGCTGGAGGTGTCCTACGAGGATCGTGAGGGGGGCAGTACCCGCTTCGAGATCTCCGGCTACGGCCCCCTCGAGAAGGGCGGCCAGTTCACCCCTCCGGAATCGATCCTCTGGCAAGAGCCGTAG